Proteins from a single region of Candidatus Eisenbacteria bacterium:
- the speB gene encoding agmatinase, producing the protein MGGGGRRRGCRRRRGIRRGRGERRGRRGYLKRARLEAPAPLLFLGLSPAECPLSRARVVLIPAPFDQTTSYMPGTRFGPEAILEASRQVELYDEELDTESYRIGIATLAEIDVEPGNLAAGLDRLEAVATKLIDAGIIPFALGGEHSLTIAPVRALRERYPELSVLQLDAHLDLRAEYQGTKLSHASVMRRIRELEVPTVGVGIRSVSREEADYVHAEKAPVFLAREIREKGLPVDAIVAKLRNPVYVTVDLDAFDPSYVPGVGTPEPGGLTWEEGLKLLRAVCERRQVVGCDIVELCPIPGQPASDFFAAKLANKMIGYLGLSPGEPPRKHLRGSHR; encoded by the coding sequence ATTGGAGGAGGAGGAAGACGAAGAGGATGTCGAAGACGAAGAGGAATACGCCGAGGACGAGGAGAGCGACGAGGAAGACGAGGATATCTGAAGCGCGCGCGACTTGAGGCTCCCGCACCCCTTCTCTTTCTAGGCTTGAGCCCGGCTGAGTGCCCCCTTAGCCGGGCTCGTGTCGTTCTTATCCCCGCGCCCTTCGATCAGACGACAAGCTACATGCCCGGGACGCGATTCGGGCCCGAGGCGATCCTCGAGGCGTCCCGCCAGGTCGAGCTCTACGACGAAGAGCTCGATACGGAGAGCTATCGGATCGGGATCGCCACTCTCGCGGAGATCGATGTGGAGCCCGGCAATCTTGCGGCCGGGCTGGACCGCCTCGAGGCTGTCGCCACGAAGCTCATCGACGCCGGGATCATCCCCTTCGCGCTGGGGGGCGAGCATTCGCTCACGATCGCCCCGGTCCGGGCTCTCCGGGAGCGCTACCCGGAGCTCTCGGTGCTTCAGCTCGACGCCCATCTCGATCTGCGCGCGGAGTACCAGGGAACGAAGCTGAGCCACGCCAGCGTCATGCGCCGGATCCGCGAGCTCGAGGTGCCTACCGTAGGGGTCGGGATCCGGAGCGTCTCGCGGGAGGAGGCGGATTACGTGCACGCCGAGAAGGCGCCGGTCTTTCTCGCGCGCGAAATCCGCGAGAAGGGTCTGCCGGTGGACGCGATCGTGGCCAAGCTGCGGAACCCGGTGTACGTGACGGTCGATCTCGACGCGTTCGATCCCTCCTACGTGCCGGGCGTGGGGACCCCGGAGCCGGGGGGCCTGACCTGGGAGGAGGGGCTCAAGCTCCTGCGGGCCGTATGCGAGAGACGGCAGGTCGTCGGGTGCGACATCGTCGAGCTATGTCCCATACCGGGCCAGCCGGCCTCCGATTTTTTCGCCGCGAAGCTCGCCAACAAGATGATCGGCTATCTCGGACTCTCTCCCGGTGAGCCTCCGCGCAAGCACCTCCGAGGTTCTCATCGCTGA
- a CDS encoding anhydro-N-acetylmuramic acid kinase, translating into MSRGDAAGYACALGIMTGTSADGADAALVTVERGPAPRRTRLIAWHHQGYSPALRERVLGAQEGTLAMRDLLALHVELGRHAALAAGGALRAKEAAGFMPEVVGLHGQTVFHDPQGKRSGIPLSIQIGEPTVVAHALGCRVVSNFRMSDILEGGEGAPLVPRFDLNQFVSEASDRVLLNLGGIANLTRLKPAARVEDVIAFDCGPGNMLLDAIMASVGPHGSRFDAEGAQAARGEAAEEVVEEFLADPFIARRPPKSAGREEFGAAYLERFLARTATLSLPDRMRTAVEITAGAVARGVALSGSGRPDEVLVSGGGALNRTLLGALGRALPASRLLTSETLGVPVLAKEAMAFAFLAFETISGRPGNVPSATGARKEVVLGSVTPAPRPR; encoded by the coding sequence GTGAGCCGGGGCGACGCCGCGGGGTACGCCTGCGCGCTCGGCATCATGACCGGCACGTCCGCCGACGGCGCGGACGCTGCGCTCGTCACCGTGGAGCGTGGGCCCGCGCCGCGGCGGACCCGGCTCATCGCGTGGCATCACCAGGGCTATTCCCCGGCGCTCCGCGAGCGGGTGCTCGGCGCGCAGGAGGGGACCCTGGCGATGCGCGATCTCCTGGCGCTTCACGTCGAGCTGGGCCGCCACGCGGCCCTCGCCGCGGGCGGTGCCCTCAGGGCCAAGGAGGCGGCGGGGTTCATGCCCGAAGTCGTCGGGCTCCACGGCCAGACGGTCTTTCACGATCCGCAGGGAAAGCGTTCCGGGATCCCTCTCTCGATCCAGATCGGGGAGCCAACTGTGGTGGCCCACGCCCTCGGATGCCGGGTGGTTTCCAACTTTCGAATGTCGGATATTCTCGAGGGAGGGGAAGGCGCGCCGCTCGTGCCGCGATTCGACCTGAACCAGTTCGTCTCGGAGGCGAGCGACCGCGTGCTCTTGAACCTGGGCGGAATCGCCAACTTGACGCGACTCAAGCCCGCCGCGCGGGTGGAGGACGTCATCGCCTTCGATTGCGGGCCGGGAAACATGCTCCTCGATGCCATCATGGCCTCGGTCGGGCCCCACGGCTCGCGCTTCGACGCGGAAGGGGCCCAGGCCGCGCGCGGCGAGGCCGCGGAGGAAGTCGTCGAGGAATTCCTCGCCGACCCGTTCATCGCGCGGCGGCCGCCCAAGAGCGCGGGCCGGGAGGAATTCGGCGCGGCCTATCTCGAGCGTTTTCTCGCGCGCACCGCTACGCTATCCCTCCCCGACCGAATGCGGACGGCGGTCGAGATCACGGCCGGGGCGGTGGCGCGAGGGGTGGCTCTTTCGGGGAGCGGGAGGCCGGACGAGGTGTTGGTCTCAGGAGGGGGGGCTTTGAATCGGACCCTGCTCGGGGCGCTCGGGAGGGCCCTGCCGGCCTCGCGCCTGCTCACCAGCGAAACGCTGGGGGTTCCGGTCTTGGCCAAGGAGGCAATGGCCTTCGCGTTCCTGGCGTTCGAAACCATATCAGGGCGGCCCGGCAACGTACCTTCTGCAACCGGCGCCCGAAAGGAGGTCGTTCTTGGCTCGGTTACGCCCGCGCCCCGTCCGCGCTAG
- a CDS encoding SpoIID/LytB domain-containing protein yields MEPPRPPDQARPAPIDWRSATRLRVGLIVGAPRLRISGSREWKLRLLHGKQIADGAAGARIVVAREGAGTIDVFREGEPDPLWSGGVADTLELVPERGGFSGWSGNWYRGTFRVHGSYPEGLTLVNEVALESYLRSVLPNEIGTPPESDFEAVKAQAVAARSYTLAYLGRRAELGFDLHASVEDQVYAGRTLENEQSDRALEATRGEVLLSDGRPIRALYSSTCGGRTANVEDVWPWNWTPYLRSVRDDSGPGTEPYCALSSNFHWREEWDAGAFLAMLRQYGPPENGAGAALTGDLLDVRVDKRSRCGRVQDLAVTTTSGDLAFHGDRIRWALRRPGTSAILRSIFFKIGVIRGEDGNPAKVVATGAGNGHGIGLCQWGAMGMARAGMDYREILSHYYKSTRLERM; encoded by the coding sequence ATGGAGCCTCCCCGCCCCCCCGATCAGGCCCGCCCCGCGCCGATCGATTGGCGGTCCGCGACGAGGCTTCGCGTCGGGCTCATCGTCGGCGCGCCGCGGCTTCGCATCTCGGGCTCGCGAGAATGGAAGCTCCGGCTCCTGCACGGGAAACAGATCGCGGACGGGGCCGCCGGGGCGAGGATTGTCGTGGCCCGCGAGGGCGCGGGAACGATCGACGTCTTCAGGGAGGGAGAGCCGGATCCGCTTTGGTCGGGCGGAGTTGCCGACACTTTGGAGCTCGTGCCCGAACGGGGAGGCTTCTCCGGCTGGAGCGGAAACTGGTATCGGGGCACCTTCCGCGTCCACGGCTCCTACCCGGAAGGATTGACGCTCGTGAACGAGGTCGCCTTGGAGAGCTATCTCCGCAGCGTGCTCCCCAATGAGATTGGAACCCCGCCCGAGTCCGACTTCGAGGCGGTCAAGGCCCAAGCGGTTGCCGCCCGTTCGTACACCCTGGCCTATCTGGGCCGCCGCGCCGAGCTTGGGTTCGATCTCCATGCCTCGGTGGAAGACCAGGTCTATGCGGGCAGAACCCTCGAGAACGAGCAGAGCGACCGGGCGCTCGAGGCCACGCGCGGCGAGGTCCTGCTCTCGGACGGCCGGCCGATACGAGCGCTCTATTCGTCGACGTGCGGGGGCCGGACCGCAAACGTCGAGGACGTGTGGCCCTGGAACTGGACCCCCTATTTACGGAGCGTTCGGGACGATTCTGGACCCGGCACCGAGCCCTACTGCGCCCTATCCTCGAACTTCCACTGGAGGGAGGAGTGGGACGCGGGGGCCTTTCTCGCCATGCTGCGCCAGTACGGCCCTCCGGAAAACGGGGCGGGGGCTGCGCTCACCGGAGATCTCCTGGACGTGCGCGTGGACAAGCGCTCCCGCTGTGGACGGGTGCAGGACCTCGCCGTGACCACGACCTCGGGGGATCTCGCGTTTCATGGCGACCGCATTCGTTGGGCGCTTCGCCGGCCCGGGACGAGCGCAATTCTACGGAGTATCTTCTTCAAGATAGGAGTCATCCGCGGCGAAGACGGAAACCCGGCCAAGGTCGTCGCGACCGGCGCGGGCAACGGGCACGGCATCGGGCTCTGCCAATGGGGCGCGATGGGCATGGCGCGAGCGGGTATGGACTACCGCGAAATCCTGAGTCACTATTACAAATCGACACGTCTCGAGCGGATGTAA
- a CDS encoding carbohydrate ABC transporter permease: MTRAGWALSAIALLSIAPLIYMARVSLGAGGSLPIAPSDWWTGGFTLEHYRALASGGGMGRFAINSLIVTGIAVPLQILLSAAAGHALARGRFAGKGVTLGLATAFLILPRQVTLVPLYLLFAKLGLLDTYAGLILPHLADPFGVLFMAHYYKTSSPELEEAARTDGLSPRAIFWRIVLPLSGPGLAVVGVNGFLTTWNAFLHPLVLTTSESMRTLPVGLALFAQGEHSVDWGALLAGSTLTTVPVLLAFLLFQRQIVEGILQGSGR; the protein is encoded by the coding sequence GTGACCCGCGCCGGGTGGGCTCTTTCGGCGATCGCGCTCCTCTCGATCGCGCCCCTGATCTACATGGCCCGCGTCTCGCTCGGCGCGGGGGGCTCGCTTCCGATCGCTCCCTCCGATTGGTGGACCGGGGGCTTCACCCTGGAGCACTACCGCGCTTTGGCTTCCGGCGGCGGGATGGGGCGCTTCGCGATCAACTCCCTCATCGTCACGGGGATCGCCGTTCCGCTCCAGATTCTCCTGAGCGCCGCCGCGGGGCACGCGCTGGCACGCGGCCGCTTCGCGGGCAAGGGCGTCACCTTGGGGCTCGCCACCGCCTTTCTCATCCTCCCGCGGCAGGTGACCCTCGTTCCGCTCTATCTGCTCTTCGCGAAGCTGGGGCTTCTCGACACCTACGCGGGGCTCATCCTGCCCCATCTCGCGGATCCATTCGGCGTCCTGTTCATGGCGCACTACTACAAAACCTCCTCGCCCGAGCTCGAGGAGGCCGCGCGCACGGACGGGCTCAGCCCCCGCGCGATTTTCTGGAGGATCGTCCTGCCGCTCTCGGGTCCCGGCCTCGCGGTCGTCGGCGTGAACGGTTTTCTCACGACGTGGAACGCGTTCCTTCATCCGCTCGTTCTGACGACCTCCGAATCGATGCGCACGCTCCCGGTGGGGCTCGCGCTCTTCGCGCAAGGGGAGCACAGCGTGGACTGGGGCGCGCTTCTCGCGGGCTCGACCCTCACCACGGTTCCGGTCCTCCTTGCCTTCCTCCTCTTCCAGCGGCAGATCGTGGAGGGGATTCTCCAGGGGAGCGGAAGGTGA